In Cytobacillus oceanisediminis, the following proteins share a genomic window:
- the recQ gene encoding DNA helicase RecQ: MLAQAENYLKKYFGYTTFRPGQQEIIQNILSQTNTLGILPTGGGKSICFQIPALVLPGTAIVISPLISLMKDQVDALSLAGIPAAFINSTLSSAEYQHVVAGIRNGEYKLVYVAPERFGSMAFLELLNVISISAIVFDEAHCISQWGHDFRPSYRSVVAELNSLNQKPVIAALTATATRDVADDIRRLLNIKEENTFITGFARENLSFQVLKGVNKRDFILQTIKKHKNEAGIIYTSSRKETDQLYQFLKGKNCSAAKYHAGLKEEERKEAQDAFVYDKSDIMIATNAFGMGIDKSNVRYVIHYNLPRNIEAYYQEAGRAGRDGVDSTCYLLFAPQDIQLQKFLIEESSLDPRKMEQEYSKLKDMVNYCHTEKCLQSYIIEYFDENAEPIQCGKCSSCLDERTSMDITQEALMIFSCIKRMGERFGITLTAQVLKGSTNKRIREMNFHTLSTFGLLKNRKEKEIADMINYLLAEDYLILTDGKYPTVRLSASAVPVLKGQKRLSMKINEPVPVQETEENNELFEILRKLRKKIADEENVPPFVVFADAALKEMSRYFPVSKDMMLNIKGIGQMKFEKYGEDFIQAIKEFAEEHNISPKPAAEAPPKTEEPIDDRPSYQISFDYYKDGDSIREIAKKRNFSLITIQEHIFRSIREGNVIDWSDIFNETEEKLVLQAAEKAGRDKLKPIKDELPEEIDYFKIKAVLVKDELQKQI, from the coding sequence TTGCTGGCACAAGCCGAAAACTATCTGAAAAAATATTTTGGATATACCACTTTCCGCCCCGGACAACAGGAGATTATTCAAAATATCCTTTCTCAAACCAATACTCTTGGCATTCTCCCAACTGGAGGCGGAAAGTCAATCTGCTTCCAAATACCCGCTCTTGTACTCCCCGGAACGGCCATTGTGATTTCTCCCTTAATTTCCCTGATGAAAGATCAAGTAGATGCCCTTAGCCTTGCCGGCATCCCGGCTGCTTTTATCAACAGCACACTGTCTTCTGCCGAGTATCAGCATGTTGTGGCCGGAATACGTAATGGTGAATATAAGCTCGTGTATGTGGCGCCGGAACGATTTGGTTCCATGGCCTTTTTGGAATTATTAAACGTTATTTCAATTAGTGCTATCGTCTTTGATGAGGCGCACTGCATCTCTCAATGGGGGCATGACTTCAGACCAAGTTATCGTTCCGTTGTCGCTGAGCTTAACAGCCTGAACCAGAAACCTGTAATCGCTGCTTTGACAGCAACAGCAACACGGGATGTTGCAGATGATATTCGCAGGCTTTTAAACATAAAAGAGGAAAATACGTTCATTACTGGTTTTGCAAGGGAGAATTTATCTTTCCAAGTTTTGAAAGGTGTTAACAAAAGGGACTTTATATTGCAGACCATAAAGAAACATAAAAACGAAGCGGGAATTATATACACTTCAAGCCGCAAGGAAACGGACCAGCTGTACCAATTTTTAAAAGGCAAGAACTGCTCAGCTGCCAAATATCATGCAGGCCTAAAGGAAGAAGAACGAAAAGAAGCACAGGATGCCTTTGTATACGATAAATCAGATATTATGATTGCAACGAATGCTTTTGGAATGGGGATTGATAAATCCAATGTCAGATATGTCATCCACTATAACCTTCCGCGAAACATTGAAGCTTATTATCAGGAAGCGGGAAGGGCTGGCAGAGATGGGGTGGATAGCACATGCTACCTGCTGTTTGCTCCTCAGGATATCCAGCTGCAGAAGTTTTTGATAGAGGAGAGCAGTCTGGATCCCCGGAAAATGGAGCAGGAATACAGCAAGCTTAAGGATATGGTTAATTACTGCCATACAGAAAAATGCCTCCAGTCCTATATCATTGAATATTTTGATGAGAATGCTGAACCTATTCAATGCGGCAAATGCAGCAGCTGTCTGGATGAACGGACAAGCATGGATATTACTCAGGAAGCTTTAATGATTTTTTCATGCATTAAGCGAATGGGAGAAAGATTTGGCATTACTTTGACAGCCCAGGTTTTGAAAGGCTCCACTAATAAGAGAATCCGCGAAATGAATTTTCATACACTTTCAACATTTGGATTGCTGAAAAACCGCAAAGAAAAAGAGATTGCTGATATGATAAACTATCTGCTCGCTGAGGACTATCTGATTTTAACAGATGGAAAATATCCGACAGTAAGGCTATCCGCCAGTGCAGTTCCCGTTTTGAAGGGGCAGAAAAGATTATCCATGAAAATAAATGAGCCTGTGCCTGTTCAGGAAACAGAAGAAAACAATGAACTCTTCGAGATCCTGAGAAAGCTCAGGAAAAAGATTGCAGATGAGGAAAATGTCCCTCCTTTCGTAGTTTTTGCTGATGCAGCATTAAAAGAAATGAGCCGCTATTTTCCCGTCAGCAAAGACATGATGTTAAATATTAAAGGTATAGGGCAAATGAAGTTTGAAAAGTATGGGGAAGACTTTATCCAGGCTATTAAAGAATTTGCCGAAGAACATAATATTTCCCCTAAGCCTGCAGCAGAAGCGCCGCCAAAAACAGAGGAACCTATAGATGATCGTCCAAGCTACCAGATTTCCTTTGACTATTACAAGGATGGAGATTCAATAAGGGAAATAGCCAAAAAGCGAAATTTCTCACTGATAACAATTCAAGAGCATATATTTCGCTCTATCAGAGAAGGCAATGTAATTGACTGGTCAGATATTTTCAATGAAACTGAAGAAAAGCTCGTTTTACAGGCTGCTGAAAAAGCTGGAAGAGACAAACTTAAACCAATTAAAGATGAACTTCCGGAAGAAATAGATTATTTTAAAATCAAAGCCGTCCTGGTAAAAGATGAACTGCAGAAACAAATTTGA
- the racE gene encoding glutamate racemase produces the protein MKQPIGIIDSGVGGLTVAKEIMRQLPNEDIVYLGDTARCPYGPRPGDEVKSFTWQMTKYLLGRNIKMLIIACNTATAVALEEIRRELTIPVIGVIFPGARTAIKVTKNHKIGVIGTEGTVKSKAYENALIQLNRRSDVHSLACPKFVPLVESGEYEGSVAKKIVAETLQPIKGKGMDTLILGCTHYPLLEPIIKNVMGKDVNVISSGEETAREASTILHHYGMLKAADENPEYKFCTTGSTAIFSKIASKWLGFPVKTVEKISL, from the coding sequence GTGAAACAACCTATAGGAATTATTGACTCCGGAGTCGGAGGCTTAACAGTCGCAAAAGAAATCATGCGGCAGCTGCCAAATGAAGATATTGTTTACCTTGGAGATACAGCCCGATGCCCTTATGGCCCCCGGCCTGGTGACGAGGTAAAATCCTTTACCTGGCAAATGACGAAATACTTGCTTGGCAGAAATATTAAAATGCTGATCATTGCCTGTAATACTGCTACTGCTGTAGCCCTGGAAGAAATACGCAGGGAACTGACGATACCGGTTATCGGTGTCATTTTCCCTGGGGCCAGAACAGCTATAAAAGTAACGAAAAATCATAAAATTGGTGTCATTGGCACAGAAGGCACAGTCAAAAGCAAGGCATATGAAAATGCGCTGATTCAGTTAAACAGGAGATCTGATGTGCATAGTCTGGCATGCCCTAAATTCGTTCCTCTTGTAGAGAGCGGGGAGTATGAAGGCTCTGTTGCCAAAAAGATCGTGGCTGAGACTCTTCAGCCTATTAAAGGCAAAGGAATGGATACACTCATTCTCGGATGTACCCATTATCCTTTATTAGAACCAATTATAAAAAATGTAATGGGAAAAGACGTAAATGTCATCAGTTCCGGTGAGGAAACAGCAAGGGAAGCAAGTACCATCCTTCATCACTATGGAATGCTTAAAGCTGCTGATGAGAACCCTGAATATAAATTCTGCACAACGGGCTCAACGGCCATTTTTTCTAAAATTGCTTCAAAGTGGCTGGGTTTTCCTGTAAAAACCGTAGAAAAAATATCGCTTTAA
- a CDS encoding MarR family winged helix-turn-helix transcriptional regulator, which translates to MKLEDPKTNEINDVVAEIEKDLRYISGIIKQKGREILSDFTITPPQFVALQWLFEEGDMTIGELSNKMYLACSTTTDLVDRMEKNTLVKRVKDPNDRRVVRIHLLEEGERIIEEVIKKRQDYLKEVLKNSSHNEVLFLKDNLMKLHHDMRGE; encoded by the coding sequence ATGAAGCTTGAAGATCCTAAAACAAATGAAATAAATGATGTGGTAGCTGAAATTGAGAAAGACTTAAGATACATATCCGGCATTATCAAGCAGAAGGGAAGGGAAATTCTAAGTGATTTCACCATTACCCCTCCTCAGTTTGTTGCATTGCAATGGCTTTTTGAAGAAGGCGATATGACCATCGGTGAGCTGTCAAACAAAATGTATCTTGCATGCAGCACGACAACAGATCTTGTTGACAGAATGGAGAAAAACACCCTTGTGAAAAGGGTAAAAGACCCAAATGACCGAAGAGTGGTCAGGATCCACCTGCTTGAAGAAGGAGAGCGGATTATTGAAGAAGTTATAAAAAAACGCCAGGATTATCTAAAAGAAGTTCTTAAAAATTCTTCACATAATGAGGTCTTGTTCTTAAAAGATAACTTAATGAAATTACACCATGATATGCGAGGAGAATGA
- a CDS encoding helix-turn-helix domain-containing protein translates to MKENEYTHKPLLTKREREVFELLVQDKTTREIAGELFISEKTVRNHISNAMQKLGVKGRSQAVVELLRMGELEL, encoded by the coding sequence TTGAAGGAGAATGAATATACTCACAAGCCGTTACTCACCAAACGAGAAAGAGAAGTATTCGAATTGTTAGTACAAGATAAAACAACAAGGGAAATCGCTGGTGAATTGTTTATAAGTGAAAAAACGGTTCGGAACCACATTTCCAATGCCATGCAAAAGCTTGGTGTAAAGGGGCGATCACAAGCTGTTGTAGAGCTCCTTCGAATGGGAGAGCTAGAACTTTAA
- a CDS encoding acyl-CoA thioesterase, whose translation MKKLSYIDDFKKWEEEFIFFHPVKVRFSETDMFGHLNNTVPFTYYEEARIEFFKSKGFMQDWVKPDNETIPVVADLQCDFIRQVFFDEEIQIYVKAASIGNSSVDLHYMGKKSDGSVCFTGRGTMVQISKVTGKGVPWTEEMKEMLKSGVKVRA comes from the coding sequence ATGAAAAAATTGAGCTATATTGACGATTTTAAAAAATGGGAAGAAGAATTCATTTTCTTTCATCCAGTAAAAGTCAGATTTTCTGAAACAGATATGTTTGGACATTTGAACAATACCGTTCCATTCACATATTATGAAGAAGCACGGATAGAATTTTTCAAAAGTAAAGGCTTCATGCAGGACTGGGTAAAGCCTGATAACGAAACCATACCAGTCGTAGCAGACCTCCAGTGCGATTTTATCCGCCAGGTTTTCTTTGATGAAGAGATACAAATATATGTAAAAGCTGCTTCAATAGGTAATTCTTCTGTTGATCTTCATTATATGGGCAAGAAATCAGATGGTTCAGTTTGCTTCACCGGCAGAGGGACGATGGTGCAGATATCAAAGGTGACAGGCAAGGGTGTGCCTTGGACCGAAGAAATGAAAGAAATGCTGAAAAGCGGGGTTAAAGTACGGGCCTAG
- the sdhB gene encoding succinate dehydrogenase iron-sulfur subunit yields MQETKTKTVRFVISRQDTPDSAPFQEEFEIDYRPNMNVISALMEIRRNPVNVKGEQTTPIAWDMNCLEEVCGACSMIINGKPRQSCTALVDQLEQPIRLEPMRTFPVVRDLQVDRSRMFDSLKKVKAWIPIDGTYDLGPGPRMPERKRQWAYELSKCMTCGVCLEACPNVNSKSDFIGPAPLSQVRLFNAHPTGEMNKAERLEQIMGDGGLANCGNSQNCVQSCPKGIPLTTSIAALNRDTTFQSFKNFFGSDQI; encoded by the coding sequence ATGCAAGAAACAAAAACTAAAACAGTCCGTTTTGTAATCAGCCGCCAGGATACTCCTGATTCAGCCCCTTTTCAGGAAGAGTTTGAAATAGATTACCGTCCAAATATGAACGTTATTTCTGCTCTAATGGAAATTCGCCGTAATCCGGTTAATGTGAAGGGCGAACAGACTACTCCAATCGCATGGGATATGAACTGCCTTGAAGAAGTCTGCGGTGCATGTTCAATGATTATCAATGGAAAGCCCCGCCAGTCCTGTACGGCACTTGTAGATCAGCTGGAACAGCCGATCCGTCTTGAGCCGATGCGCACGTTCCCTGTAGTCCGTGACCTGCAGGTCGACAGAAGCCGTATGTTTGACTCCTTGAAAAAGGTTAAAGCGTGGATTCCGATCGATGGTACTTATGATTTGGGACCAGGACCGCGTATGCCTGAGAGAAAGCGCCAATGGGCATATGAACTGTCAAAGTGCATGACATGCGGTGTTTGTCTGGAAGCATGCCCGAATGTAAACAGCAAATCTGACTTTATCGGGCCAGCTCCTTTATCACAGGTTCGTTTGTTCAATGCTCACCCAACTGGTGAAATGAATAAAGCAGAACGCCTGGAGCAAATCATGGGTGATGGCGGACTTGCCAACTGCGGAAACTCTCAAAACTGCGTACAGTCCTGCCCGAAAGGCATTCCTTTAACAACATCCATCGCGGCACTTAACCGCGATACAACATTCCAGTCTTTCAAAAACTTCTTTGGAAGCGACCAGATCTAA
- the sdhA gene encoding succinate dehydrogenase flavoprotein subunit has product MGKGKVIVVGGGLAGLMATIKVAESGTPVELFSLVPVKRSHSVCAQGGINGAVNTKGEGDSPWIHFDDTIYGGDFLANQPPVKAMAEAAPGIIHLFDRMGVMFNRTPEGLLDFRRFGGTQHHRTAFAGATTGQQLLYAMDEQVRRHEVAGLVTKYEGWEFLGVVIDDDGACKGVVAQNLTSMEIKSFAADAVIMASGGPGIIFGKSTNSVINTGSAASIVYQQGAYYANGEFIQIHPTAIPGDDKLRLMSESARGEGGRVWTYKDGKPWYFLEEKYPAYGNLVPRDIATREIFDVCVNQKLGINGENMVYLDLSHKDPKELDIKLGGIIEIYEKFQGEDPRKVPMKIFPAVHYSMGGLWVDYDQMTNIPGLFAAGECDYSQHGANRLGANSLLSAIYGGMVAGPNAVKYISGLDKSAEDLPSSLFDRHVKQEEEKWNNIMSLDGTENAYVLHKELGEWMTDNVTVVRHNDRLLKTDEKIVELMERYKNININDTAKWSNQGASFTRQLQNMLQLARVITIGAYNRNESRGAHYKPDFPERNDEEFMKTTMAKFVDANSAPAFHYEDIDVSLIKPRKRDYSKKKGEN; this is encoded by the coding sequence ATGGGTAAAGGAAAGGTTATAGTTGTCGGCGGCGGATTAGCCGGTTTAATGGCGACAATTAAAGTTGCAGAATCCGGGACTCCGGTTGAATTATTTTCTTTAGTGCCGGTTAAACGTTCTCACTCTGTTTGTGCCCAGGGCGGCATCAACGGAGCAGTAAATACAAAAGGGGAAGGCGATTCTCCTTGGATTCATTTTGACGATACAATTTATGGCGGAGACTTCCTGGCAAACCAGCCGCCTGTAAAAGCAATGGCAGAGGCAGCACCAGGAATTATTCACTTATTTGACCGTATGGGTGTTATGTTTAATCGTACACCTGAGGGACTGCTGGATTTCCGCCGCTTTGGTGGAACACAGCATCACCGTACAGCATTCGCTGGTGCTACAACAGGTCAGCAGCTTCTTTACGCGATGGACGAGCAGGTCCGCCGCCATGAAGTGGCAGGGTTAGTAACAAAGTACGAAGGCTGGGAATTCCTAGGGGTAGTAATCGACGATGATGGAGCTTGTAAAGGTGTCGTTGCCCAGAACCTGACTTCTATGGAGATCAAGTCATTTGCTGCAGATGCTGTAATTATGGCTTCCGGAGGACCTGGAATTATCTTCGGAAAATCCACTAACTCGGTTATCAACACTGGATCGGCTGCTTCAATCGTTTATCAGCAGGGCGCTTATTATGCAAATGGAGAATTTATTCAAATTCACCCAACCGCTATTCCGGGAGACGATAAGCTTCGCCTAATGAGTGAATCTGCGCGCGGTGAAGGCGGACGAGTCTGGACATATAAAGATGGAAAACCATGGTACTTCCTTGAGGAGAAATATCCTGCTTATGGAAACCTGGTGCCCCGTGATATTGCAACCCGTGAAATTTTTGACGTGTGTGTTAACCAGAAGCTTGGCATTAATGGGGAGAACATGGTCTATCTTGATCTTTCCCATAAAGATCCTAAAGAGCTTGATATCAAGCTTGGCGGAATCATTGAAATCTATGAGAAATTCCAGGGTGAAGACCCTCGTAAAGTGCCAATGAAAATCTTCCCTGCTGTCCACTATTCAATGGGCGGACTATGGGTTGACTATGATCAGATGACAAATATTCCTGGCTTATTTGCTGCAGGTGAATGTGATTATTCTCAGCACGGTGCCAACCGTCTGGGTGCAAACTCACTACTATCAGCCATTTACGGCGGTATGGTGGCAGGTCCGAATGCTGTCAAATATATCAGCGGCCTGGATAAGAGTGCTGAAGATCTGCCATCATCATTATTTGACCGCCATGTAAAACAGGAAGAAGAAAAATGGAATAATATCATGTCTCTTGATGGCACAGAGAATGCATATGTCCTTCATAAAGAGCTTGGTGAATGGATGACAGACAATGTAACGGTTGTCCGCCACAACGACAGGCTTTTGAAAACAGATGAAAAAATTGTTGAACTTATGGAGCGCTATAAAAACATCAATATTAATGACACTGCGAAATGGAGCAATCAGGGTGCAAGCTTTACGCGCCAATTGCAGAATATGCTTCAATTGGCACGTGTTATTACAATTGGTGCCTACAACCGTAATGAAAGCCGCGGTGCCCACTATAAGCCGGATTTCCCAGAGCGTAATGATGAGGAATTTATGAAAACAACAATGGCGAAGTTTGTTGATGCAAATTCCGCTCCAGCATTCCATTATGAAGACATTGATGTAAGCTTAATAAAACCGCGTAAGCGTGACTATTCCAAAAAGAAAGGGGAGAATTAA
- a CDS encoding succinate dehydrogenase cytochrome b558 subunit, producing MAGNREFFNRRLHSLLGVIPVGLFLVQHLVVNHFATGGEESFNNAAHFMESLPFRIFLETFVIYLPLLFHAIYGLYIAFTAKNNTSRYGYFRNWMFMLQRVSGVITLVFIAWHVWETRVQAAFGAEVNFQMMENILSNPFMFWFYIIGVISAIFHFANGLWSFLVSWGITVSPRSQVISTYVTIGIFIALSIVGVRALTAFI from the coding sequence ATGGCAGGTAATCGTGAGTTTTTTAATCGCAGATTGCATTCATTACTTGGGGTTATACCGGTTGGATTGTTTTTGGTGCAGCACCTTGTAGTGAACCATTTTGCAACAGGGGGAGAGGAATCTTTTAATAATGCGGCGCATTTCATGGAAAGTCTTCCATTCAGAATATTCCTTGAAACGTTTGTAATCTATCTACCTTTGCTGTTCCACGCAATCTATGGCCTTTATATTGCTTTTACTGCGAAAAATAACACAAGCAGGTATGGATACTTCCGTAACTGGATGTTTATGCTGCAGCGTGTTTCAGGTGTCATTACGCTGGTTTTTATTGCGTGGCATGTTTGGGAAACACGTGTACAGGCTGCCTTTGGAGCAGAAGTTAACTTTCAGATGATGGAGAACATCCTATCTAATCCATTTATGTTCTGGTTCTATATTATTGGAGTCATTTCTGCAATTTTCCACTTTGCTAATGGACTTTGGTCATTCCTTGTCAGCTGGGGAATTACAGTATCTCCTCGTTCACAGGTCATTTCCACGTATGTAACGATCGGAATTTTCATTGCACTATCTATTGTTGGTGTACGTGCTCTTACAGCATTTATTTAA
- a CDS encoding YslB family protein, whose product MSELASAKSTNEDHIQTIPVFGYELIREVLLHDLLGNEAPEILYWAGKRIARMYPLETASQIAEFFINAGWGNLSIANESKHEIEMELSSQLIADRCKKNNNCTFQLEAGFIAQQIELQKEVICEAFEHPRKKTGKILITVKWDKKDPAE is encoded by the coding sequence TTGAGCGAATTAGCATCTGCGAAATCCACTAATGAAGATCACATACAGACAATTCCGGTATTTGGCTATGAACTAATCCGGGAAGTGCTGCTGCATGACCTTTTGGGAAATGAAGCACCGGAAATTTTATATTGGGCCGGCAAAAGGATCGCACGCATGTATCCTCTTGAAACAGCCAGCCAGATTGCCGAGTTTTTTATAAACGCCGGCTGGGGAAATCTTTCCATCGCAAACGAATCGAAACATGAAATTGAAATGGAATTATCAAGCCAGCTGATTGCAGACCGCTGCAAAAAGAACAATAACTGCACCTTTCAGCTTGAGGCCGGATTTATAGCCCAGCAGATTGAACTTCAAAAAGAAGTCATCTGTGAGGCATTTGAACATCCCCGCAAAAAAACCGGCAAAATCCTTATTACAGTGAAGTGGGATAAAAAGGATCCTGCTGAGTAA
- a CDS encoding aspartate kinase — translation MGIIVQKFGGTSVGTVDRIQNVANRVIEEKNRGNDVVVVVSAMGKTTDQLVGMAREISPSPDKREMDMLLTTGEQVTISLLAMALNAKGHPAVSFTGWQAGIKTEAVHGNARIVNIDPGTIQGELNQGKIVIVAGFQGMTEDGSITTLGRGGSDTTAVALAAALKADKCDIYTDVTGVFTSDPRFIKNARKLYSVSYDEMLELANLGAGVLHPRAVEFAKNYGLPLEVRSSLEKEAGTIIEEEVKMEQNLVVRGVAFEDDITRVTILGLPNSLTGLSTIFSALAKNHINVDIIIQSMTEAQTTNLSFSIKNEDLTDTVKVLEKHREQLNYDRIEWESGLAKVSIVGSGMISNPGVAAEMFEVLSANEITVKMVSTSEIKVSAVVENSKMIDAVDALHDAFKLSVSPVKA, via the coding sequence GTGGGAATCATTGTGCAGAAATTCGGGGGCACCTCCGTGGGGACTGTAGACAGAATTCAAAATGTCGCCAATCGGGTAATTGAAGAAAAAAACCGGGGAAACGATGTTGTTGTGGTTGTTTCGGCAATGGGCAAAACGACTGATCAGCTGGTTGGCATGGCAAGGGAGATTTCACCCTCACCTGATAAAAGGGAAATGGACATGCTGCTTACAACCGGCGAACAGGTGACCATCTCTTTATTGGCGATGGCATTAAATGCGAAAGGGCATCCCGCCGTTTCTTTTACAGGGTGGCAGGCAGGTATTAAGACAGAAGCAGTCCATGGCAATGCGAGGATAGTGAATATCGATCCAGGTACCATTCAGGGGGAATTAAACCAGGGGAAAATTGTGATTGTAGCAGGCTTCCAGGGGATGACTGAAGATGGTTCCATCACCACACTTGGCCGGGGCGGGTCTGATACAACGGCTGTTGCACTGGCTGCAGCACTTAAAGCTGATAAATGTGATATTTATACCGATGTAACCGGGGTATTTACATCTGATCCCCGCTTTATAAAGAATGCCAGAAAATTATATTCTGTTTCCTACGATGAAATGCTTGAACTGGCCAATTTGGGGGCTGGTGTGCTCCATCCAAGAGCAGTCGAATTTGCTAAAAACTATGGACTTCCCCTTGAAGTGCGTTCAAGCCTTGAGAAGGAAGCCGGAACAATCATTGAGGAGGAAGTAAAAATGGAACAAAACTTAGTCGTGCGCGGTGTGGCTTTTGAGGATGATATAACAAGGGTGACGATTCTTGGTCTTCCTAATTCACTGACTGGATTGTCTACTATTTTCTCGGCCCTTGCCAAAAATCACATTAACGTTGATATCATTATCCAGAGCATGACAGAAGCTCAGACGACAAACCTCTCATTTTCAATAAAGAATGAAGATCTTACAGATACAGTAAAAGTGCTGGAAAAGCATAGAGAACAATTAAATTATGACAGAATTGAATGGGAATCCGGCCTCGCCAAGGTTTCGATTGTTGGCTCAGGCATGATTTCCAATCCGGGTGTGGCTGCAGAAATGTTCGAAGTGCTTTCCGCGAATGAAATAACGGTGAAAATGGTAAGCACGTCAGAAATTAAAGTATCGGCGGTTGTTGAAAACAGCAAAATGATTGATGCAGTTGATGCTTTGCATGATGCATTCAAGCTGTCAGTTTCTCCGGTTAAGGCTTAA